In the Limanda limanda chromosome 10, fLimLim1.1, whole genome shotgun sequence genome, one interval contains:
- the LOC133012226 gene encoding putative nuclease HARBI1, whose amino-acid sequence MACPFIEEPVDVEAQILRRHLHRERIIRPRLDVLSFPDEYLFERFRFSASSIIYINDILSPHIAHMTHRGHALSSEQILCIALRFFANGSVLYNVGDAEHVSKATVCRAVRNVTLALKRLLCSFVVFPSHRPTRLLKEEFHRIAGFPGVIGCIDGTHIPIIAPSINEGDYVNRKSVHSINVQIICDGAHMINNVEAKWPGSVHDSRMFRESTLSARFAAVEFDGYLLGDRGYPCQRYLLTPYPDPEPGPQRHYNLAHCRTRARVEMTIGILKARFQCLRRLRVTPERACDIIVACVVLHNIATIRGEQCPTLSPCDPGINHTPPADTRDGRAVRDMMCQSFLTDPSPPQCSRTTICISFHEVFFIS is encoded by the exons ATGGCGTGTCCTTTTATTGAAGAGCCAGTTGATGTCGAGGCGCAGATACTCCGCAGACATCTCCACCGGGAGAGGATTATTAGACCCCGATTGGATGTTTTATCATTCCCTGATGAGTATCTGTTTGAGCGTTTCCGTTTCTCTGCATCatctataatttatataaacgATATTCTCAGCCCTCACATCGCTCACATGACGCATCGTGGACATGCTCTCAGTTCCGAGCAAATTCTTTGTATTGCACTTCGTTTTTTTGCCAACGGCAGTGTTTTGTATAACGTCGGTGATGCAGAGCATGTGTCCAAGGCAACTGTCTGTCGGGCTGTCCGAAATGTGACACTTGCACTGAAACGGCTACTATGCTCGTTTGTAGTGTTCCCAAGTCACAGACCCACCAGACTTCTCAAAGAAGAGTTCCACAGAATTGCAG gGTTTCCAGGTGTGATTGGCTGCATAGATGGCACTCACATTCCTATCATCGCTCCTTCAATAAATGAAGGAGATTATGTGAATAGGAAATCTGTCCACAGCATTAATGTGCAG ATCATATGTGATGGAGCCCACATGATTAACAATGTGGAAGCGAAGTGGCCTGGGTCTGTGCATGACTCACGAATGTTTCGTGAGTCGACACTGAGTGCCAGATTTGCCGCTG TAGAGTTCGATGGTTACCTACTCGGAGACAGAGGGTACCCCTGCCAGCGCTATCTGCTGACCCCTTACCCTGACCCTGAGCCTGGCCCACAGCGACACTACAACTTGGCTCACTGCAGGACACGAGCCAGAGTGGAGATGACCATCGGGATACTCAAGGCCCGGTTCCAGTGCCTTCGTAGGCTCAGGGTCACCCCAGAGAGAGCTTGTGACATTATAGTGGCATGTGTGGTTCTCCACAACATTGCCACTATTAGAGGAGAACAATGTCCTACTCTTTCCCCCTGTGATCCAGGTATTAATCATACCCCCCCTGCTGATACACGAGATGGAAGAGCTGTTAGAGACATGATGTGTCAATCATTTCTAACTGACCCATCACCTCCCCAATGTTCAAGAACGACAATATGCATCTCATTTCATGAGGTCTTCTTTATTTCCTAG